One genomic region from Balaenoptera acutorostrata chromosome 1, mBalAcu1.1, whole genome shotgun sequence encodes:
- the DUSP12 gene encoding dual specificity protein phosphatase 12 isoform X1, translating to MVGPSAVRPPGAAMLEPQYGSHGCERTTGSRTRASSAEHMLEVRPGLFLGGAAAVAEPDHLREAGITSVLTVDSEEPDFNTGAGVEGLRSLFVPALDKPETDLLSHLDRCVAFLGQARAEGRAVLVHCHAGVSRSVAVMTAFMMKTDQLTFEKAYENLKTIRPEAKMNEGFEWQLKLYQAMGCEVDTSSAVYKQYRLQKVTEKYPELQNLPQELFAVDPSAITQGLKDGVLYKCRKCRRSLFRSSSILDHNEGSGPIAFAHKRMTPSLMLTTGSQAQCTSYFIEPVQWMESTLLGVMDGQLLCPKCNAKLGSFNWYGEQCSCGRWITPAFQIHKNRVDEMKMLPVWGSQTRKI from the exons ATGGTAGGGCCCTCCGCAGTCCGGCCTCCGGGCGCCGCCATGTTGGAGCCTCAGTACGGGAGCCATGGCTGCGAGCGAACGACCGGCAGCCGGACCCGGGCCAGCTCCGCTGAGCACATGCTGGAGGTGCGGCCAGGGCTGTTCCTGGGTGGAGCTGCGGCAGTCGCGGAGCCGGACCACCTGAGGGAGGCGGGCATCACGTCCGTGCTGACGGTGGACTCGGAGGAGCCCGACTTCAACACGGGGGCTGGGGTCGAGGGTCTACGGAGTCTCTTCGTGCCAGCGCTGGACAAACCCGAGACCGACCTGCTTAGCCATCTGGACCGGTGCGTGGCCTTCCTCGGCCAGGCCCGCGCCGAGGGCCGCGCGGTGCTGGTGCATTG TCACGCAGGGGTCAGTCGAAGTGTGGCTGTAATGACTGCTTTTATGATGAAGACTGACCAACTTACCTTTGAAAAAGCCTATGAAAACCTTAAGACTATCAGACCAGAGGCTAA GATGAATGAGGGGTTTGAGTGGCAACTGAAATTATACCAGGCAATGGGATGTGAAGTAGATACCTCTAGTGCAGTTTATAAACAGTATCGTTTACAAAAGGTTACAGAGAAGTATCCAG AATTGCAGAACTTACCTCAAGAACTCTTTGCTGTTGACCCATCCGCCATTACACAAGGATTGAAAGATGGGGTTCTCTACAAATGTAGGAAATGCAG GCGATCTTTATTTCGAAGTTCTAGCATTTTGGATCATAATGAAGGAAGTGGTCCTATAGCCTTTGCCCACAAGAGAATGACACCATCCCTCATGCTTACTACAGGGAGTCAGGCTCAATGTACATCTTATTTCATTGAACCTGTGCAGTGGATGGAATCCACTTTGTTGGGAGTGATGGATGGACAG cttCTTTGCCCCAAATGCAATGCCAAGTTGGGTTCTTTCAACTGGTATGGTGAACAGTGCTCATGTGGTAGATGGATAACACCTGCTTTTCAAATACATAAGAATAGAGTGGATGAAATGAAAATGCTGCCAGTTTGGGGatcacaaacaagaaaaatataa
- the DUSP12 gene encoding dual specificity protein phosphatase 12 isoform X2, translating into MVGPSAVRPPGAAMLEPQYGSHGCERTTGSRTRASSAEHMLEVRPGLFLGGAAAVAEPDHLREAGITSVLTVDSEEPDFNTGAGVEGLRSLFVPALDKPETDLLSHLDRCVAFLGQARAEGRAVLVHCHAGVSRSVAVMTAFMMKTDQLTFEKAYENLKTIRPEAKMNEGFEWQLKLYQAMGCEVDTSSAVYKQYRLQKVTEKYPELQNLPQELFAVDPSAITQGLKDGVLYKCRKCRRSLFRSSSILDHNEGSGPIAFAHKRMTPSLMLTTGSQAQCTSYFIEPVQWMESTLLGVMDGQFCMFVMRFFFISC; encoded by the exons ATGGTAGGGCCCTCCGCAGTCCGGCCTCCGGGCGCCGCCATGTTGGAGCCTCAGTACGGGAGCCATGGCTGCGAGCGAACGACCGGCAGCCGGACCCGGGCCAGCTCCGCTGAGCACATGCTGGAGGTGCGGCCAGGGCTGTTCCTGGGTGGAGCTGCGGCAGTCGCGGAGCCGGACCACCTGAGGGAGGCGGGCATCACGTCCGTGCTGACGGTGGACTCGGAGGAGCCCGACTTCAACACGGGGGCTGGGGTCGAGGGTCTACGGAGTCTCTTCGTGCCAGCGCTGGACAAACCCGAGACCGACCTGCTTAGCCATCTGGACCGGTGCGTGGCCTTCCTCGGCCAGGCCCGCGCCGAGGGCCGCGCGGTGCTGGTGCATTG TCACGCAGGGGTCAGTCGAAGTGTGGCTGTAATGACTGCTTTTATGATGAAGACTGACCAACTTACCTTTGAAAAAGCCTATGAAAACCTTAAGACTATCAGACCAGAGGCTAA GATGAATGAGGGGTTTGAGTGGCAACTGAAATTATACCAGGCAATGGGATGTGAAGTAGATACCTCTAGTGCAGTTTATAAACAGTATCGTTTACAAAAGGTTACAGAGAAGTATCCAG AATTGCAGAACTTACCTCAAGAACTCTTTGCTGTTGACCCATCCGCCATTACACAAGGATTGAAAGATGGGGTTCTCTACAAATGTAGGAAATGCAG GCGATCTTTATTTCGAAGTTCTAGCATTTTGGATCATAATGAAGGAAGTGGTCCTATAGCCTTTGCCCACAAGAGAATGACACCATCCCTCATGCTTACTACAGGGAGTCAGGCTCAATGTACATCTTATTTCATTGAACCTGTGCAGTGGATGGAATCCACTTTGTTGGGAGTGATGGATGGACAG ttttgtatgtttgttatgagattctttttcatttcctgttaA